The Candidatus Desulfofervidus auxilii genome has a segment encoding these proteins:
- the gspG gene encoding type II secretion system major pseudopilin GspG translates to MQVFENYPKRRGFTLIEILIVVAIIALLASLILPNLMGRFEASKRKIAKAQIEMLSSAIEAFKLDTGRYPKDLKELLYSDDPNWEGPYLSKNKIPKDPWGREYQYKYPGEHAPYDLYSLGPNGKLDKKAITNWE, encoded by the coding sequence ATGCAAGTTTTTGAAAATTATCCAAAAAGAAGAGGATTTACTTTAATTGAAATTTTAATTGTCGTAGCAATCATAGCACTTCTTGCATCCCTCATTCTTCCCAATCTAATGGGAAGATTTGAAGCTTCCAAAAGAAAAATTGCTAAAGCCCAAATCGAAATGTTATCATCTGCAATCGAAGCATTTAAACTTGATACTGGAAGATATCCAAAAGATTTAAAAGAACTTTTATATTCTGATGACCCAAATTGGGAAGGACCTTATCTATCTAAAAATAAAATTCCAAAAGATCCCTGGGGTAGAGAGTATCAATATAAATATCCTGGAGAACATGCTCCTTATGATTTATACTCTCTTGGTCCCAATGGTAAACTTGACAAAAAGGCTATAACAAATTGGGAATAG
- the tadA gene encoding Flp pilus assembly complex ATPase component TadA — MLSFEETLKKLFKIDDKDLLKVYQLQKEFGTSLTQIFVKIGLLSEKQILQALSEYLKIPLIQENNLTIDKEVINFLKNGIDFDFLIKNNVVPIKIDKENNTLILLTNDPFNYDVINYLNSLLNCRIKLYLASEEIIKNLYKYFISESTSKSGSKENFVSLSPEDDPEKLKELAFEAPVIKYLNTLLNKAVELRASDIHIEPEENKSRVRLRIDGILHEMDILENTFHLAVVSRIKLLSGLDIAEKRLPQDGKFTTRIGPMFLDIRVSTIPTVKGEGVVLRLLYRERLYFDIKNLGLEEDHYSVMKKIISYPYGMILVTGPTGSGKTTTLYSILTYLNNDEKKIITIEDPVEYQLPGINQIQVKSEIGLTFASALRSILRHDPDIIMVGEIRDKETAEISIQSALTGHLVLSTLHTNNAPSSLFRLLDMGIEDYLINSSIVGIIAQRIVRKNCPYCSEEYKIDKEILKKFEIFELLEKFKPLLNDKIVFKKGKGCEKCAGTGYRGRIAIFEIFEYTEELKEIFKKTLSLSEIRKNIKKLPYYRTLKEDGFLKVLKGITTIDEILRVC, encoded by the coding sequence ATGCTTTCTTTTGAAGAAACCCTCAAAAAACTTTTTAAAATAGATGATAAAGATTTATTAAAAGTTTATCAACTTCAAAAAGAATTTGGTACATCTTTAACTCAAATTTTTGTAAAAATAGGACTTTTAAGTGAGAAACAAATCCTTCAAGCATTATCAGAATATTTAAAAATTCCTCTTATTCAAGAAAATAACCTAACCATTGATAAAGAAGTAATAAATTTTTTAAAAAATGGTATTGATTTTGATTTTTTAATAAAAAATAATGTTGTTCCTATAAAAATTGATAAAGAAAATAATACTCTTATACTTCTTACTAATGATCCATTTAATTATGATGTCATAAATTATTTAAATTCTCTTTTAAATTGTCGAATTAAATTATATCTTGCTTCAGAAGAAATTATAAAAAATCTCTATAAATATTTCATTTCTGAATCTACCTCAAAATCTGGATCCAAAGAAAATTTTGTTTCTCTTTCTCCTGAAGATGATCCTGAAAAGTTAAAAGAATTGGCTTTTGAAGCACCAGTTATTAAATATTTAAATACTCTTTTGAATAAAGCAGTAGAACTAAGAGCTTCAGATATTCATATTGAACCAGAAGAAAATAAATCACGTGTTCGATTGAGAATAGATGGAATTTTACATGAAATGGATATATTAGAAAATACTTTTCATCTTGCTGTTGTTTCAAGAATAAAGCTGCTTTCTGGTTTGGATATTGCAGAAAAAAGGCTCCCTCAAGATGGGAAATTTACTACACGAATTGGCCCAATGTTTTTAGATATTAGAGTCTCTACTATTCCTACTGTAAAAGGTGAAGGTGTGGTATTAAGGCTTCTTTATCGTGAACGTCTTTATTTTGATATAAAAAATTTGGGTTTAGAAGAAGATCATTACTCTGTAATGAAAAAAATCATTTCCTATCCTTATGGAATGATACTTGTTACAGGACCTACTGGTTCAGGTAAAACAACTACACTTTATTCAATTCTTACATATCTTAATAATGATGAGAAAAAAATTATTACTATAGAAGATCCAGTTGAATACCAACTTCCAGGAATAAATCAGATTCAAGTAAAAAGTGAAATAGGTTTAACTTTCGCCTCTGCTTTACGTTCCATTTTAAGACATGACCCAGATATTATAATGGTAGGAGAAATAAGAGATAAAGAAACTGCTGAAATTTCCATTCAATCAGCTCTAACAGGACATCTTGTATTATCTACATTGCATACAAATAATGCTCCAAGTAGTCTATTTCGTCTTCTTGATATGGGAATTGAAGATTATTTAATAAATTCCTCAATTGTAGGAATCATTGCCCAAAGAATAGTAAGAAAAAATTGTCCTTATTGTAGCGAAGAATATAAAATCGATAAAGAAATCTTAAAAAAATTTGAAATTTTTGAATTATTAGAAAAATTTAAACCCCTTCTTAATGATAAAATAGTTTTTAAAAAAGGTAAAGGATGTGAAAAATGTGCTGGAACTGGATATCGTGGAAGAATTGCTATTTTTGAAATTTTTGAATATACAGAAGAATTAAAAGAAATTTTTAAAAAAACCTTATCTCTTTCTGAAATAAGAAAAAATATTAAAAAATTACCTTATTACAGAACATTAAAGGAAGATGGATTTTTAAAAGTATTAAAAGGAATAACCACAATTGATGAAATTCTTAGAGTATGTTAA
- a CDS encoding type II secretion system F family protein, whose amino-acid sequence MLKTFIYSVLDSFGQEIKGVLFAENYEEALSKLRNQGYIVLELKEKSDKKAFFPFRKKFGIQELYTFTKEFNILLRSGIRVDLALELLIKTTTNEALKNILSQVLKDLKGGKSLSKAFEDTKKFTPLFITMIQVGETTGNLRSAFENLSDYFRFQIQFRSELINALTYPLFLVIASFLTLIFMFNFVIPKFFSLFYTTAYLPLPAKILIGLNKIFTFKNLFILFFSIFFIIFLKRFEGVKKILQIFYSYIFYLPIIGKLFLNFELSKFCYAMYSMLQSGIEFIKAFALSINLIQNSQLRNSLYATIDQIKSGRSIAEVFSQVYFLPEIVPHMISVGETSGELKDIFFELYQIFDERFKNQVKRLLVLVEPTVILVMGLIVGFIVLSLILTVVSISNIKF is encoded by the coding sequence ATGTTAAAGACTTTTATTTATTCTGTGCTTGATTCCTTTGGTCAAGAAATAAAAGGAGTCCTTTTTGCAGAAAATTATGAAGAAGCTCTATCAAAACTTAGAAATCAAGGATATATTGTACTTGAACTTAAAGAAAAATCTGATAAAAAAGCTTTCTTTCCCTTTAGAAAAAAATTTGGAATCCAAGAATTATACACTTTTACTAAAGAATTCAACATTTTGCTTCGTTCAGGTATCCGTGTGGATTTAGCTTTGGAGTTACTTATTAAAACTACTACTAATGAAGCTTTAAAAAACATTCTTTCTCAGGTTTTAAAAGATTTAAAAGGTGGCAAAAGTTTATCTAAAGCTTTTGAAGATACTAAAAAATTTACTCCACTTTTTATTACAATGATTCAAGTTGGAGAAACTACAGGAAATTTGCGTTCTGCTTTTGAAAACCTTTCAGATTATTTTCGTTTTCAAATTCAATTTAGATCAGAATTAATAAATGCTTTAACTTATCCGTTATTTCTTGTAATTGCAAGTTTTCTTACCCTGATTTTTATGTTTAATTTTGTAATTCCTAAATTTTTTTCACTTTTTTATACTACTGCCTATCTTCCACTTCCTGCAAAAATATTAATAGGCTTAAATAAAATTTTTACTTTTAAAAATTTATTCATCTTATTTTTTAGTATTTTTTTTATAATATTTTTAAAAAGATTTGAAGGGGTCAAAAAAATTTTACAAATATTTTATTCTTATATTTTTTATCTTCCTATAATAGGAAAACTTTTTCTTAATTTTGAACTCTCTAAATTTTGTTATGCTATGTATTCCATGCTTCAAAGTGGAATAGAATTTATCAAAGCCTTTGCTCTTTCTATAAATCTTATTCAAAATTCTCAATTAAGAAATTCACTTTATGCTACTATAGATCAAATAAAAAGTGGAAGATCTATTGCTGAAGTATTTTCACAGGTATATTTTCTTCCAGAAATAGTTCCTCATATGATAAGTGTAGGAGAAACAAGTGGAGAACTCAAAGATATTTTTTTCGAACTTTATCAAATATTTGATGAAAGATTTAAAAATCAGGTTAAAAGACTTCTTGTGCTTGTTGAACCTACAGTAATACTTGTAATGGGATTAATAGTAGGCTTTATTGTGTTATCTCTTATTCTTACAGTTGTAAGTATAAGCAATATTAAATTTTAA
- a CDS encoding type II secretion system GspH family protein gives MNFKKNGFTLFEILLVIFLIGIVFSIVLPFSINVYLNYKASLKAQKIMIFIGELRRKSFLYSKSYEIYSKNGELIVNNKPIYFKNAFIKVFSPIIFYKNGATNGGEIYITVNNIKFILKILSPTGDLILEKTS, from the coding sequence ATGAATTTTAAAAAAAACGGTTTCACTCTTTTTGAAATACTTTTAGTAATTTTTCTTATAGGAATTGTATTTTCTATAGTTTTGCCATTTTCAATAAATGTATATTTAAATTATAAAGCCTCTTTAAAGGCTCAAAAAATAATGATTTTTATTGGGGAATTGAGAAGAAAATCTTTCCTTTATAGTAAATCTTACGAAATATACTCTAAGAATGGTGAACTAATTGTTAATAATAAACCTATTTATTTCAAAAATGCATTTATAAAAGTTTTTTCACCAATAATTTTTTATAAAAATGGTGCAACTAATGGAGGAGAAATTTATATTACAGTAAATAATATAAAATTTATTTTAAAAATTTTATCTCCTACAGGTGATTTAATACTTGAAAAGACAAGTTAA
- a CDS encoding prepilin-type N-terminal cleavage/methylation domain-containing protein, whose product MEQRVPFKGFTLIEVVIGVFILSLMLLLAGYAFNQILYQYQKISSEGIGIGKFAKILWLQKSFAGAIDYYVFQKNKSWFPYFVGTQEEISYVTISPIAHNLPALVFIKKQQEKNGKFSLLYYEMPVYAMNYEDIKNIEMFKKYEQGIKIPLIENIEEIKFEYYGYDLFENTFKYFETFDSSKLKVIPLNISIIYKKEGQQYKLIFHTYVNSLLKKDYERIYPQK is encoded by the coding sequence ATGGAACAAAGAGTGCCTTTTAAAGGTTTTACTTTGATTGAGGTGGTTATTGGAGTATTTATTTTGAGTCTTATGCTTCTTTTAGCTGGTTATGCCTTTAATCAAATTCTTTATCAATATCAAAAAATATCTTCTGAAGGGATAGGAATAGGAAAATTTGCAAAAATTTTGTGGCTTCAAAAAAGTTTTGCTGGTGCTATTGATTATTATGTATTTCAAAAAAACAAAAGCTGGTTTCCATATTTTGTGGGGACACAAGAAGAAATATCTTATGTAACTATATCTCCGATTGCACATAATCTTCCTGCACTTGTTTTTATTAAAAAACAACAAGAAAAAAATGGTAAATTCTCGCTTTTGTATTATGAAATGCCAGTTTATGCTATGAATTATGAAGATATAAAAAATATTGAAATGTTTAAAAAATACGAACAAGGAATAAAAATTCCACTTATTGAAAATATAGAAGAAATTAAATTTGAATATTATGGATATGACTTATTTGAAAATACTTTTAAATATTTTGAAACTTTTGATTCTTCAAAATTAAAAGTCATTCCTCTTAATATTTCAATTATTTATAAAAAAGAAGGGCAACAATATAAATTAATATTTCATACATATGTAAATTCACTTTTAAAAAAGGATTATGAAAGGATTTATCCACAAAAATAA
- a CDS encoding general secretion pathway protein GspK, which produces MKGFIHKNKGSVTLLIIFLSAIILTVGLSFNWLIKEYIKNSQAFKEKNEAILKAYSTFNKLIYLILNSKFNNKEIILPKEENLTELKYLPLNGTKIKFEENVYIELMDSNGLISLTTIHLPALERLIKNLTGKEDVSSIMDAILDWLDPDELVRLNGAEAFTYKEEGYPYTPRNYAFQYKEEILLIKGIGEELYKKISPYITILPNTGFNPNTAPDEVLKAYLNLNEKTLRNIKNYLLNNNTISSITTLFGLTGSYIYSKEENILFFPSYLIDLKLYITSFNNTIYTIKTGIDLKPNLYFPYSIIYWKEE; this is translated from the coding sequence ATGAAAGGATTTATCCACAAAAATAAAGGATCTGTTACACTTCTCATAATTTTTCTTTCAGCAATTATTCTTACTGTAGGATTAAGTTTTAATTGGCTTATAAAAGAATATATAAAAAATTCACAAGCTTTTAAAGAAAAAAATGAAGCTATATTAAAAGCTTATTCAACTTTTAATAAATTAATTTATCTTATTCTTAATAGCAAATTTAATAATAAAGAAATAATTCTTCCAAAAGAAGAAAATTTAACAGAATTAAAATATCTTCCTTTAAATGGAACAAAAATTAAATTCGAAGAAAATGTTTATATAGAATTAATGGATTCAAATGGACTCATTTCTTTAACTACTATTCATTTACCAGCTTTAGAGAGACTTATTAAAAATTTAACTGGAAAAGAAGATGTATCCTCTATAATGGATGCTATTTTAGATTGGTTAGATCCGGATGAACTTGTAAGATTGAATGGTGCAGAAGCTTTTACTTATAAGGAAGAGGGTTATCCTTATACTCCAAGAAATTATGCTTTCCAATATAAAGAAGAAATTCTTTTAATAAAAGGAATAGGAGAAGAATTATACAAAAAAATCTCACCTTATATAACTATTTTACCAAATACAGGTTTTAATCCAAATACAGCACCTGATGAAGTATTAAAAGCATATTTAAACCTTAATGAAAAAACACTTCGTAATATAAAAAATTATCTCTTAAATAATAATACTATATCCTCTATCACTACTCTTTTTGGTTTAACTGGAAGTTATATTTATTCAAAAGAAGAAAATATATTATTTTTCCCCTCATACTTGATAGATTTAAAACTTTATATTACTTCATTTAATAATACAATTTATACAATAAAAACTGGAATTGATTTAAAACCTAATTTATATTTTCCCTATAGTATTATCTATTGGAAAGAAGAATGA